Proteins encoded by one window of Lasioglossum baleicum chromosome 4, iyLasBale1, whole genome shotgun sequence:
- the Obp12 gene encoding odorant binding protein 12 encodes MKYFSVLLCLFLYYELSTQEPRRPFHGGKRSNGFFHECQELSGLSRDELREFEHSSETQDKLLNGEGDFKNIGCFLACLNQKFGVMTGNTFIRDDLSHYELGELELQRAEAWNACMDTAEKAGGDECDVALAFHVCFEKAKRALPPAE; translated from the exons ATGAAATATTTCTCCGTTCTTCTCTGTCTTTTCCTCTACTAT GAGCTGTCAACGCAAGAGCCGAGGCGACCTTTCCATGGAGGAAAGAGGTCCAACGGATTCTTTCACGAATGCCAGGAACTTTCGGGTCTTTCGCGTG ACGAACTGAGGGAATTTGAACATTCCAGTGAAACGCAAGATAAACTACTCAACGGCGAAGGAGACTTCAAAAATATCGGATGTTTCTTGGCATGCTTGAATCAAAAATTCGGTGTG ATGACGGGAAATACTTTCATAAGAGACGACCTATCACATTATGAATTGGGAGAACTTGAATTGCAACGCGCGGAAGCTTGGAACGCTTGCATGGACACTG CTGAGAAAGCTGGAGGTGACGAGTGTGATGTCGCTCTTGCTTTCCATGTGTGTTTCGAAAAAGCCAAGCGTGCTCTACCACCAGCAGAGTGa
- the LOC143208480 gene encoding uncharacterized protein LOC143208480, with amino-acid sequence MFARRRRTSNTSESTSEVLIRYTSQMPQVLIVTNRLRYTSSFNCIHSCALFGKGHSYLQITTIRSNLLFCINECSCAARQRLLVALSTLAAIGFLIWPRYATPELIKFEPLDNISTIISTQTNLLTVETTTVRRNFGSSLDQRSSSTYCQTDCKTVSCSAIPKTLDAGNVISEHMGTVFEKENTRLISAHGAVEFSTNKHSPQALCKTANSVKLSLINCGFLGDSLRKNWLSTSLPIEELKLESCSLDEIEDDAFGQATFKRTKVLTLVKNNLSSLRKAVFDPLTSLEMLTIRDNFIKQAEFNLLMNAAGSLSTLDLNGVIDNPQFLQNITGGSALNKLAVLSLQENVISEITDESFKGAPNVVSLFLINSGIVSLSQNSLEPLSSSILQLHITKNRISSLPKGIFDSILHGRSVSLELGNNPWNCDCSLQWMQDLITTHPGVISVPTCSSPSKNAGKPFSTAEFCTANSTAPPITESTTHHSTEQTTTETTTTTTKEPEMITVNCSISEFFASGSLRKLLSSDLEFPSRVRGFFVDSVTDKSIAVKLPSLEKGHTLLWFDSVKRSVNCAKHVTRIYHVQNIDPETTYTICLLSDNKTAVSPLNCLAATTSPVYMLRTWLKNRDKAQAIILLILVAAAALFIGTFTTFLIVWKYPSLLRGSKRVMLVKKNMVDVIVLPKGVNVMENRRRGGGVAQVNNKAEDEYITPLPPAPVPPRRVSRISRVSLLSDWHSYVSEPSETLLASWGLTRLNSNLDNQIADAPPLPPHPLNDIPSLSSTVEARAEDAEYGMFAV; translated from the exons ATGTTcgctagaagaagaagaacttcGAACACCTCGGAGTCTACGTCCGAGGTACTGATAAGGTACACTTCTCAAATGCCTCAAGTCTTAATTGTAACGAACCGTTTAAGATACACTTCCTCATTTAATTGCATTCATTCTTGTGCGCTGTTCGGGAAGGGTCATTCATATTTGCAGATCACAACTATTAGAAGCAATCTGTTATTT TGCATTAACGAATGCAGTTGTGCTGCACGGCAGAGGCTTCTGGTGGCACTTTCAACTCTCGCTGCAATTGGTTTCTTGATTTGGCCACGCTATGCAACACCGGAACTGATCAAATTCGAACCACTGGATAATATTTCAACAATCATTAGCACGCAGACAAATCTATTGACAGTGGAAACAACAACTGTACGAAGGAATTTTGGATCTTCGCTCGATCAGAGATCGAGTTCGACTTACTGTCAGACTGACTGCAAGACTGTGAGCTGCTCTGCTATTCCCAAAACTTTGGATGCTGGCAATGTGATATCGGAGCACATGGGAACGGTCTTCGAG AAAGAAAACACCAGGCTTATTTCTGCGCACGGCGCTGTAGAATTTTCAACTAACAAACATTCTCCGCAGGCCCTGTGCAAGACCGCCAACTCCGTCAAGCTGTCATTGATCAACTGCGGGTTCCTGGGTGACTCGCTGCGGAAGAATTGGCTGAGCACCAGCCTGCCGATCGAAGAGTTAAAGCTGGAGAGCTGTTCGCTCGATGAAATAGAAGACGACGCGTTTGGCCAGGCCACTTTCAAGCGAACGAAGGTTCTCACCCTGGTGAAGAATAACCTCAGCTCGCTCCGCAAAGCCGTCTTCGACCCTCTAACGAGCCTGGAAATGCTAACCATCCGAGACAACTTCATCAAACAAGCCGAATTCAATTTACTGATGAACGCTGCGGGTTCTCTGAGCACTCTTGACCTCAACGGAGTGATCGACAATCCACAATTCCTACAAAACATCACCGGCGGAAGCGCTCTTAACAAACTCGCTGTCCTATCCTTGCAAGAGAACGTTATCTCTGAAATCACCGATGAATCCTTCAAAGGAGCGCCGAATGTCGTATCTCTCTTCCTCATCAACTCCGGCATCGTCAGTTTGTCGCAGAATTCGCTGGAACCGTTGTCCTCCTCTATATTACAACTACATATAACCAAGAACCGTATCTCCTCGCTGCCGAAAGGTATATTCGACTCGATACTTCATGGTCGAAGCGTTTCCCTGGAGTTAGGCAACAACCCTTGGAACTGCGACTGCAGTCTACAATGGATGCAGGACCTAATTACCACTCACCCAGGTGTAATAAGTGTTCCAACCTGTTCATCTCCGTCTAAGAACGCTGGCAAGCCTTTCAGCACCGCAGAGTTCTGTACAGCTAATTCTACTGCCCCTCCAATCACAGAGTCTACCACTCACCATTCGACAGAGCAAACTACAACGGAAACAACAACAACCACCACGAAGGAACCTGAGATGATCACTGTGAACTGCAGCATTTCCGAGTTCTTCGCTTCCGGTAGCCTACGAAAGCTGCTTTCGAGTGATCTGGAATTCCCTTCTCGTGTTCGCGGGTTCTTCGTCGATTCGGTCACGGATAAGAGTATCGCGGTGAAGCTGCCGAGCCTGGAGAAGGGGCACACGCTACTCTGGTTCGACAGCGTGAAACGCTCGGTCAACTGTGCGAAACACGTCACGCGCATTTATCATGTGCAGAATATCGATCCGGAGACCACGTATACGATCTGTTTGCTCAGCGATAACAAGACCGCCGTGTCCCCGCTGAATTGCTTGGCGGCAACCACGTCGCCTGTATACATGCTCAGGACTTGGCTGAAGAACAGGGACAAGGCGCAAGCCATCATCTTGCTGATTCTGGTGGCTGCCGCGGCTTTATTCATTGGGACCTTTACCACCTTCCTGATCGTTTGGAAGTATCCGTCGCTGTTGCGGGGAAGCAAACGGGTGATGCTGGTGAAGAAGAACATGGTGGATGTTATTGTCCTTCCGAAAGGGGTCAATGTCATGGAGAATAGGAGGAGGGGCGGGGGTGTTGCTCAGGTGAATAATAAAGCTGAGGATGAGTACATCACTCCTCTGCCACCGGCGCCTGTGCCTCCTCGCAGGGTCTCCAGGATCTCCAGAGTGAGTCTCCTAAGCGATTGGCACAGCTATGTGTCCGAGCCTAGTGAGACATTGCTGGCTTCCTGGGGACTGACGAGACTCAACAGCAACCTGGATAACCAGATAGCTGATGCTCCGCCATTGCCACCGCATCCTTTGAATGACATACCTTCATTGTCTTCGACGGTGGAGGCTAGAGCAGAAGATGCAGAGTACGGGATGTTCGCAGTTTGA